The Paenibacillus sp. FSL W8-0426 region CGAAGGCGCCGGCCGCTTCCAACGCCTTTGCCTCATCCATCAGACGTTTCGCGTCCGCAGCATCCTTGCCTTGAATGCGATATCCGCCGATTTGGTTGACCGATTGCGGGGTCAAGCCGATATGACCGAGCACAGGCACACCGGCCTGAACGACGGCTCTAACCGTATCTGCGATTTCGAGTCCGCCCTCGAGCTTCACGGCATGAGCATGGCCTTCCTGCATCAGCCTGCGCACGCCCTTCAACGTCTCGTCCACGCTGCCGTGATACGTCATGAACGGCATGTCGGCCACGATAAACGTATGGGAGGCTCCGCGCACAACCGAGCGGGTATGATACACCATATCGTCCAGCGTGACGGGTAAGGTAGAGTCGTATCCAAGGACGACGTTTCCCAATGAATCGCCAACGAGAATAAGATCGATTCCCGCTTCTTCCGCAAGCAGGGCGGTCGGATAATCGTACGCCGTAATCATGCTGAGCGGAATTCCGTCCTGTTTGTATTTTTTCATTTTCACGATGTTTAACGCCTGTTTGTTTGCCATTCTTGTATGGCTCCTTTCTCCTTTTCATTTGAAACAAAACAAAAAAACCTTTTAGTTTCCCACTAAAAAGGTCCCGAAAAGTTAGAAAAAACGTCCAACGACGCGCTTTCTGAAAGGAGACAGACCGCTTGCAGCGGAAATATTCTTGCAATACCAGGAACGAGTCGAAACCTCGAGGTTCGCGCCACTGATATTATCAAAAAAGAATCACCTGCGATCGTCCCTTCTGTCTCGGTCCTCTTCGGCTCAGAGCAGAATCCAACAACTCACTTTAACCGCGCCCGAAGCTGGTAATGCAGAAGCTCGTTCTTCATCCAATCAGCTCAAGCGGCGCATTGCTTATGTTGCGTTTCATCGCAAAATGGCATACTGCCCCGGAGTGCAATTCGGCATGTCTTTAACCGATATCGCCTCACGAAGACAGTATACCAGAGTTCTGCCCAAACTTCACGCGTAAATGTTCACTTCAGTTGCCGATATTCGACAATGTTTTCAGTCGATCAGCGATATTTCTCCCGAAACGACCATAACGCGTTCTCCGTTATCCTGTTCCACGAGCAGAGCGCCCGAAGGGTCAAGGCCGATCGCACGGCCTTCGATCGAGCCTTGCGCATTATACACCTTCACCTGCCGGTGAACGGTAACCGATAACGCTTCCCAGAGCGAGGCAATGATGCCGAAGCCATCTTTTTTGTACATGGAATATAACCCTTCCAGCTCGTTAAGAATGGCTGCCGCCAGCGGGGCGCGATCGACCATGTGTCCCGTCTCCATTCGAATGGAGGTGGCGATCGATCTCAGCTCTTCCGGATAGTCGTTCTCCTCGAAATTGACGTCCACGCCGATGCCGGCGACGCAATAACGCAGGACGTGGTCCTCCACCGCCGATTCCACCAATATGCCGCACATTTTGCGGCCGCCGATCAACAGGTCATTCGGCCATTTGATGCCGACGTCCGCCCCTGTGCATGCCCGAATGGCCCTGCAGACAGCCACCCCCGCCAGCAGTGTCAGCTGAGGCGTGCTTTGCAGGGGCAGATCCGGACGCAGCAGCAAGCTCATCCAGATCCCCTTTCCTGCAGGGGAATAAAACTTTCGGCCAAAGCGGCCCCGGCCCCCAGTTTGCTCCTCTGCCAGGACAACGATGCCTTCTTCATGCCCTTCCTCGGCCAGCTTCTGGACTTCGCCTTGCGTCGATACGGTCGAATTCAGCAGGACCGTCTTTCTGCCAAAAACGGTCGTTTTCAGGGCCAACTGGAGCGCGGCTGCGTCAATGCTGGCCGGCTTGGAAACGAGCCGATATCCTTTGCGGGATACTGCCTCAAATTCGTACCCCAGCTCCCGCAGCTTGTTGATCTGTTTCCAGACCGCTGCTCTGCTAATCGACAGATTGCGGCTTATTTCCTCCCCGGACACGAATTCGTCTCCGGAATTCAGCAGCATATTCAGCAATTCCTCATGCTTGGTCAAGCTTACTCACCCGCTTTACTTCAGCGACCAGCGCTTCCTGCTGATTCGCTATATTTCCGATCGCTGCTTCCTTCAGCAAGTGTTTCATCAATTGCCCAAGCCAAGGTCCTCCCTTGCGATCAAGCAGCCGTAACACATGTTCCCCCGTAATATCGAGGTCCTTTAATGCATGAACCTGCATGGAATCGCTCCACTCTGCAGCATGTGCATGCAAAACCCTAAGCCGCGCGTTTTCCTCTTCCTTCTCGTCCCGCCAACGCTCAGGAAGAAGCGGCTGGATGTGAAGCCAATCCCGGGTCGCCCGATCTCCGTAGGTCAACACGCCGGTAATCCATTCGGACCGTAAGCCCCGATCGTCATGATGAACCTTGATCAGATTACGAACGTGATCTTCCACTCGCAATACGCCGGTAATGCGGGCACGATCGTCATTCGAAAATGTCCAACCGCGCAGCAGGACATCCGCCTCGTCCCACGCATAACCACCGGACAACAGTAACAGCGACCAGCGCAAGATGGCACGTTCACCGGCCAGTTTACCGAGCTCGCCCAAACGTTTTCGGGAGAACCGTTCAGCGCTGACCGGAGCTTTGACATGTTCCAGCACCTTGCTCCGGAACAACAGCTCCAAACCGCGTAACGGATGCGGTCCTGCCATCATTTTAACCATTTCCGTGCGGACCCGCTCCATCGCGATATGCTGCAGAAGCTCACGCTGCAACACAAGGGCCTTCCATGTATTGTAGGTGATCCGAAAATGGAATACAGAGGAAAACCTGACGCAGCGAAGCATTCGCAGCGCATCCTCGCCAAAGCGTTCGTTCGGTGCACCCACACACCGGATTAACCGATGACGAATGTCGTCCTGTCCTCCGAAAGGGTCAACGACCTTCCCGTTTATGTCCATGGCCAGCGCGTTCATCGTGAAGTCTCGCCGCTGAAGGTCTTCTTTCACGTCCTTGACGAATTGCACGGCGGATGGTCTGCGGCTGTCCTTATATTCCGATTCGGTTCGAAACGTCGTTACCTCAAAAAAGCATCCTCCGGACCGCACCGTCACCGTCCCGTGCTGCAGCCCTGTCGGGATGTAGTCCGGAA contains the following coding sequences:
- the panB gene encoding 3-methyl-2-oxobutanoate hydroxymethyltransferase, whose product is MANKQALNIVKMKKYKQDGIPLSMITAYDYPTALLAEEAGIDLILVGDSLGNVVLGYDSTLPVTLDDMVYHTRSVVRGASHTFIVADMPFMTYHGSVDETLKGVRRLMQEGHAHAVKLEGGLEIADTVRAVVQAGVPVLGHIGLTPQSVNQIGGYRIQGKDAADAKRLMDEAKALEAAGAFGIVLELVTEEVARAISQELSIPTIGIGAGRGCDGQVLVFHDVVQYASPYMPKRFVKTYGDVGTLIRNSIGAYVKEVKERSFPAEEHVFNAADGVVEQLYGHRKEKVGSNA
- a CDS encoding biotin--[acetyl-CoA-carboxylase] ligase → MTKHEELLNMLLNSGDEFVSGEEISRNLSISRAAVWKQINKLRELGYEFEAVSRKGYRLVSKPASIDAAALQLALKTTVFGRKTVLLNSTVSTQGEVQKLAEEGHEEGIVVLAEEQTGGRGRFGRKFYSPAGKGIWMSLLLRPDLPLQSTPQLTLLAGVAVCRAIRACTGADVGIKWPNDLLIGGRKMCGILVESAVEDHVLRYCVAGIGVDVNFEENDYPEELRSIATSIRMETGHMVDRAPLAAAILNELEGLYSMYKKDGFGIIASLWEALSVTVHRQVKVYNAQGSIEGRAIGLDPSGALLVEQDNGERVMVVSGEISLID
- a CDS encoding CCA tRNA nucleotidyltransferase translates to MNDVIQWTHVEDREMARQSENVLRILNENGYEAYWVGGCVRDELLGRAVDDMDITTSAAPEQVMELFPDYIPTGLQHGTVTVRSGGCFFEVTTFRTESEYKDSRRPSAVQFVKDVKEDLQRRDFTMNALAMDINGKVVDPFGGQDDIRHRLIRCVGAPNERFGEDALRMLRCVRFSSVFHFRITYNTWKALVLQRELLQHIAMERVRTEMVKMMAGPHPLRGLELLFRSKVLEHVKAPVSAERFSRKRLGELGKLAGERAILRWSLLLLSGGYAWDEADVLLRGWTFSNDDRARITGVLRVEDHVRNLIKVHHDDRGLRSEWITGVLTYGDRATRDWLHIQPLLPERWRDEKEEENARLRVLHAHAAEWSDSMQVHALKDLDITGEHVLRLLDRKGGPWLGQLMKHLLKEAAIGNIANQQEALVAEVKRVSKLDQA